The window AGCTTTAAAGCCGGAGCAGGAACGATCCTTTATTTCTACGATCAAGAGGTGGTAAAAGGGCTACAGGAGCAATTTCCACTATATGCGGACAACTTTCCGGTATGGGCGGTGCAATCCAGTGCAATGCTCCAGATCAGCATTTGGAGTGGGCTGAGGGAATTAGGGATCGGTGCCTCCTTACAGCATTATAACCCGGTTATTGACCAAAAGGTGCATGAATTGTTTGATTTGCCAGAGAGCTATTTACTGATTGCTCAAATGCCTTTCGGTGGTATTGGAGAAGAACCGGATCCTAAAGAGAAGGAAGATATTTCCAGGCGAGTCCGGATCGAAAGATAAATTAATCAAACTCTATCTATGATTTGAAAAAAGCAAGCGTAAGGTCCGACCTTACGCTTGTTCTTTTTATATCATAAGAAAGTGCATCCTATGATATAAAAGCCCTCCGGGGGGATACCCTCGGGTTCGATCCTCACCCTGGGGCTTACCCGGGATGAAATCTGCGCACCCTGCGTTAAGGAAATACGGTTGCAAAAGCAGCCGCGCTCCGGCGCGGAAGCCTGTAAAGAAGACGCTTTATTCTTTACTAATAATGATCCCTGCCGCCGTATTTACCATACTGATACCCATAACAATGAATATCTTGCATACTGATTCGGCAATCCCTAAGTCCAAGGGACAGAAAGCGGCTGAGAGATCAAGAAATAAAAATATCCAGAGAATAAAAATATTCCGCCAAAAGGCCTAGAAGGAAGTTGCAGTGGGGGAAAGACGGATAACCCTTTTTCGATTGTACTTCTGTTTGAATAGATGACTTTATCTGCGGCATGGCGGTAAATATGGCAATCAATATCAAAAACAAAGGAAGAATATGATTAGAATAGATATACTTCTTACATACGCAGGATATGTAAAATATTTATCACATGGCAATGAGTTATGTGGAATTAACTATATGACGCCACCGGGAATCCTTGATCTGCTAACAAGACTCTAATCAAAATTTTTAATAATTAATTGATGAATTATATTTTTAATGTAATTTATTATTAAACTTAGTATTCGTTAAAATATCACACAAATAATAAACCATTTCAAATCATTAGATTTGATTAATACATACAAATGATACTCACGGATCCGTTGACAGCATAAAATTGCAATATCCACTGCAACGATCTAGCAAAAGTTTATAATATATA of the Lacrimispora indolis DSM 755 genome contains:
- a CDS encoding nitroreductase family protein, producing the protein MSIIQSLEKRRSYYNINKELPVEISQVIRQTEKLTELVPDAFNMKSSRIVVVLEEKQELLWDSIYDVFGGQVPREKIDSFKAGAGTILYFYDQEVVKGLQEQFPLYADNFPVWAVQSSAMLQISIWSGLRELGIGASLQHYNPVIDQKVHELFDLPESYLLIAQMPFGGIGEEPDPKEKEDISRRVRIER